A region from the Melioribacter roseus P3M-2 genome encodes:
- the lptE gene encoding LPS assembly lipoprotein LptE has protein sequence MAYNKKILNTILLTVALIAGGCSYSFTGASVPPHLQTISIPTIEDRSGKAEPNLGERLTTLLIEKFTYDNTLQVTNSSNPDCILEAAITSLTDELSVVSGNETAMTQRITINVKVVYRDLIKKKKYSKEIFRNTATTKPTEPI, from the coding sequence ACAATAAAAAAATATTAAATACGATATTACTGACCGTAGCGCTGATTGCAGGGGGTTGTTCGTATTCTTTTACTGGCGCATCCGTGCCGCCTCATCTTCAAACAATTTCTATTCCGACTATCGAAGACCGGAGCGGAAAAGCGGAACCTAATTTAGGCGAACGGCTTACAACGCTCTTAATCGAAAAATTTACTTACGACAATACGCTTCAGGTTACCAACAGTTCGAATCCCGACTGTATACTCGAAGCGGCCATTACGTCGCTTACGGACGAATTATCTGTCGTAAGCGGAAATGAAACCGCAATGACGCAAAGAATTACGATAAATGTTAAAGTAGTCTATCGCGATTTAATCAAAAAGAAAAAATATTCGAAAGAAATTTTTCGCAATACAGCGACTACGAAACCGACGGAGCCGATTTGA